The Neofelis nebulosa isolate mNeoNeb1 chromosome 1, mNeoNeb1.pri, whole genome shotgun sequence sequence agcagCTGAACTTTTATATCATGTCTGAAACAAACTATGGAAGAGTACAGATTGTCCTCCTGGGAGTTCTCCAAAAGCTTGTTTTCTCTATTATCTTTGGCTTTGAGTATTTGAAAAGCCGATCTGTGTATTATCTTTGGTTTTGAGTATTTCAAAAAGAAGGCCAATAAGGAATTAAATTTATTGAACGCTTGGGATGCCGTATGCTTTTTCCACGCATAAAACAAGGTGTTCTCCTAAAGAGTGTTCTTTTAGGTCATCTGTTGAACATACCACAATCAGTGGGATCAATAGCATGTTACTTGTGTTCTGCTTGTATCCCTGGAGCTATAGGATGTTGTAGCTATTTACAACAACCTATACTCAAATGCAAGCATTAAAGCATTTTATACATAAGTGTCTTCTTATAGGCAAATGTGAATTTCAAAGTAGGTACATTCTTGGtcagcaaagaagaaagaaaaagctttaaaTGAAAAGCTgtcctttcaacattttaaatttatatactgGCTTTCAGTGTGATTCTATGTCATAACACATGTCTACCCTAGGTAAGAGCTTtattcaaatatgaaaatattttatattatagaaCTATTTCACAATTAtttacacattaataaaataacttaaatataCAAGTCACTATTTCGGTGTTCTTCATTCCCTCCCTATCCATCATCCCCTCTTCTCTACCTTATTCATAAATTACAAAACCCTGAAAACTCCacataagaaataattttcaatccTACCCCTACTTCATTCTCCCCACAATGATTGCCTTAATTCATGCTTTTAAGTTCTCTCCATTGATCTTTTGAACAATCTTAACTAGTCTTCCTGCTAAGAGCCTCTTCCTTCTCTAGCCCTTCTTTTATACAGTTACCAGATTATGCTCCTAAAAACTGAACAAAgttcctgtcctcatggagtttacattctagtggaagggactggaagtaaaaaaagaaaaaaaaagtcaaaataaacatgtgatattgaatgtaaagaaaatagaattagggtaaaataaaagattaaaggaGGGAGTAATTCAGTTTTAATgggatataactgacatatagcACTATATTCAGAGTGTGTGCATCAAGAGGGAGTAATTTTAGGTAGGGTGGTGACCTTTGATTATAACAAATGTTAATGACCTTCAGCCAATGTCAGCAGGAATACACCCATAGTCAAACCAAGTTGGGTTTATTGACTTGTCACAGGACAAAGTATAACAAGAGAAACTGTGGAGAATCTCAGTAAAAAGGTGTTGTAAAAGATATATTATAACTGGGCTTGTGTTAGGTGATTCTAGAAAGGTTCAAGGCTTTCCTCTGGATTGGCTGCTATCAGGAAGCAGAGGTAATTCTATGatggaatattttaataactgtttTCTAGTAGGAAGAATAGAGCAAGGTTAGGTTGTAATAGGTCAAGAAACAGGTCATTTATATTAACCAGAAATGCTTGGTCATTTTTGTGGTTTGAAGAATGTTCTTGTATTTGCTTTGTTTAGACAGAATTATagaggagtctttttttttttttaatttatttttagttttagagagGTCATCATAGAGCCtcacatggggtttgaactcacaaactgtaagatcatgacctaagtcgaagtcagatggttaaccaattgagccatccaggagggGTCTTATATTGGGCCTGTCTATTATGGTTACAGAGTGGCCATGACTGATATTGATGTTTTGTAAGATTGTTTACGTTCAACAGAACACTCAGACCTAGCTGAGAATGCCAGAGACACCAAGGCCTAGCTGAGAGTTCCAAGCCAGCTTCTGGTTGTTCAgaagctgcttttatttttctaacaaaacCATCAAGTGTTATAATTGTTTCTAAGTTGCTACTTACAACTCTTACTCATAACTGTTTCCTGAATATTTATCAGTGTTATTATTTAGGATACTTAGTTCTAAAACTCATCACAGCTCTGATGACCACAGCAGTAGCTCACTTAATCATTACTAAAATACACAAGATTGCTACATGTTGTGGTAAAGAGAAAAACAGCCACCTGGTTGTGGTTGAATGCCTCTGGAATTGGAAGAATTAGTTCTGTGAATTTCAGAAACCCTTTCAACAATTTCAGTCACTTGCCTCATATTCTGAAAGCTAAGAAGTTGGAGTTAGATTATATGTGCAGTTCTGATAGATCTGCATGGTGTCAAGCTGGGTAGTGATCAcgtggggagcttgttaaaatcaGGTAGAGATTTGAGGGCCCCAACTCAAGAATCTGATTTAGCCTAAGTTTGGGACAtttatccatgttttttttttttctttctttttaattactgagtaatattccatcaaaTTAGTGTACcagcttatttatccattctctattgatggacatctgggttgtttacAGATTTTGCTGAtcatgaataaaactgctatgaatatttttgtgCAGGTCTTTTTGTGCATATAGGCTTTTATATTTGAGTAAATACGGGAGTGGAATTGTTATGTCATAGTGCATGTTTAATTAATAGGAAACTAATGGGTCCATAATCTTGACATTAAGTAATAAGAAGATTTAGAACATCAACTTTTGTTCAGAGTGCAGCTTGGTAGAGATCACAAAGGACCTGTTGTTACAAGGCCTCAGGCAACCCCTGTCACCTCTTAATTCTCCTCCTCAGTATTGGACCTCTGGAGCCAGAGAAGATTCCTATACAGTCCCAGAGGGATGAAAGCTGTGTGTATAACATCTGCAGAAACGTAGTTTGGGCAGTGCCTTCTGATAGTGAGTGATACGTAAAAACCCTCCGACAAGTATTTGCCTCTAGGTTCCCAGGGATTCTACCTGGCTGTGATCAAGCTCAGAAATGGAGACCCTTGAGTGCTGGAAGGtctaaaataaaagtcattcttGACAAAGAAGCCGTTATTAGCAAAGATTGGATGGTATGTTTGAGCAAAGGCTGGGGGAGGTTGGCCACAGGGGTGGGAGTCACACAGACTCAATGGTCTCTACACTGATTGGCCTTGAATCTTGAAATAATTgcttcctcagttttctcaaattATCCTTAGCAGCTTTTAAAAACACCTGCCACTTTGCCTCCACTCTTCAGCaggtaagcaggctccacttaaAGGAAAATAGAGACTATGTGACAGCAACTTTCTCACTTTCATATCTCCCTATCTGTAGCcattttttatgtatctttcccTATTCCTCCCAATCAGTGAAGACGATACTCCTCCTAAAATACTCTGCCATTCCACCATCTCAGGGGCCTTGCTGGCTTATCTCCTCCCTTATACTGACGCATTCCCATCATTTAAGCCTTTTCGAATTTGTCCCTCGTGAAACCTAACCTTCTCTCAATGCTAGATACTGCTCTGATCATTGTCCTACTTCTTGGATCCCATTACACTCAAACCTTGTAAATGGCTGTCTGCAAAGCctattccctctttctcttgggGATCATCAAGGTCCGTTCAGAACCCTTTATTCTATAGTAGGCACTGCACATTTTCAAGGTATACGATGGGTGGTCGATGGGACTCCAGGAGTGCAGACGATAGTCCTCTGTAGCTTGTAGTCTGGGATGCCGGATGACTCACTCGGTTGAGAAACTTTGTATCTTTTTGGCGTGCAAAGGTAACGTGATATACGCTTTCACTTTGAAATAAAGTTATGAACTCTGCAGTTGGCCACAAGCAACAAGTATAAACACAAGTGAAATACACAGCGGTTGCGGCACCACTAATTAGCCACTCACGTGAGAACACAGGGGCACACCACCCAAGGGCCACGCATCTAGTACTGCACCGGAGAGGCTACCAGGGAGCCAAGTGGGTTTCCGGCGGAACCCTGTTTACAGCTCCTTAGTGGTCTCGGTATCCgagtctgggggagggggtgaggggaagagcgCAACGGCTCCCGGCCAATGGCAGTTCTTGAACTTACACCTACAGACGTCAGCAAACGGATGTCACACAGCTGGCTCGGAAGCGTCTCCTCCCGCCTCAGAAAAAGAGGCGTGGGCCCAGCGGCCTCCGCGAAACCttgggcaagggagggaggggcgcgCGCCGCTCCCCGAGAACCCCGCGCGCAAGCCGCTCCGCTTCTTCCCAGCAGTCCCTGCCTAGCGGCCGTCCCCGGTGAGCAGCCGGGCGCCCGCGCGCCCGCCCCgagcgcgccgccgccgccgccagctcCGCCCCCTCCTCGAGTGGGCCGCGCGCTCCTGCGGCTCCGAGCAGTGTCGCGGGCGCGCGCGCCGCCGGCGGAGCCGCAGTTAAAATGGTCCGAGCGGGACCTCGCGTTCCCCCCGCCGCCGCactgactgactgagccggcGAACCAGGCTTGGACTGGTCGCCCAGCCGGCAGGCTCGCTCTATCCGTCGCGTCCCCAAACCTCGCGCCCATCGTTCTCCCGGCTTCCCGGGGCAAAGCATGTAGCCCCCGTCGGGCGCCCGGGCGGCCCGCAGCTGACGCCCACCCCCCACCGTCGCGTGTGTgcccgtgtgtgcgtgtgtgtgcgcaggGCGGGCGACCCCGCAGCGGGCCTGAGGCCGAGCCAGAGAGCGGCCTGCCCCGCTGCCGGAGCTCGCCTTTCGGGGCCTCCTTACTTCCCTGTCCCGGTCCCCCTCCTCGGGGCCTTCTATATGGGCCACCTTCTCTCGAAGGAGCCGCGTAACCGCCCGAACCAGAAGAGGCCTCGCTGTTGCAGCtggtgccgccgccgccgccctctCCTCAGGCTGCCCCGCCGGACCCCGGCCAAGGCGCCCCCCCAGCCGGCGGCGCCCCGGAGCCGGGACTGCTTCTTCCGCGGGCCCTGCATGCTCTGCTTCATCGTGCACAGCCCCGGcgcgcccgcccccgccggcccAGAGGAGGAGCCGCCGCTCTCGCCGCCGCCGCGGGACGGGGCCTACGCCGCGGCCGCCTCCTCGCAGCACCTGGCGCGGCGCTACGCGGCCCTGGCTGCCGAGGACTGCGCTGCCGCCGCCCGCCGCTTCCTGCTATCCtctgccgctgccgccgccgccgccgccgcctcggccTCGTCGCCCGCCTCCTGCTGCAAAGAGCTGGGGctggccgcggccgccgcctGGGAGCAGCAGGGCCGGAGCCTCTTCTTGGCCAGCGTGGGGCCCGTGCGCTTCCTGGGGCCGCCCGCTGCCGTGCAACTCTTCCgggggccgccgccgccggccgaGCCCCCTACGCCCCCAGAGATGGTGTGTAAGCGGAAGGGGGCCGGGGTCCCCGCCTGTACCCCGTGTAAGCAGCCCCGCTGCGGCGGTgggggctgcggcggcggcggcggcggtggcgggcCTGCCGGGGGAGGCGCCTCGCCGCCGCGGCCCCCCGACGCCGGCTGCTGCCAGGGCCCCGAGCAGCCACCGCAGCCTCTCTGCCCCCCGTCCTCCTCTCCCACTTCCGAAGGCACCCCCACAGAGGCCGGCGGGGACGCCGTCCGAGCGGGGGGCACCGCCCCCTCGCCCGCCCAGCAGCAGCGTGAATGCGGCGACGCGGACTGTCAGGAGCCCCCCGAAAACCCCTGCGACTGTCACAGGGATCCACCCCCCGAAACCCCAGACATCAACCAGCTGCCGCCATCCATCCTGCTCAAGGTGGGTCTGGGCGAGTGGCGCAGGGATGCGTGCTTTCCCCCAAC is a genomic window containing:
- the FBXL17 gene encoding F-box/LRR-repeat protein 17 isoform X4 — encoded protein: MGHLLSKEPRNRPNQKRPRCCSWCRRRRPLLRLPRRTPAKAPPQPAAPRSRDCFFRGPCMLCFIVHSPGAPAPAGPEEEPPLSPPPRDGAYAAAASSQHLARRYAALAAEDCAAAARRFLLSSAAAAAAAAASASSPASCCKELGLAAAAAWEQQGRSLFLASVGPVRFLGPPAAVQLFRGPPPPAEPPTPPEMVCKRKGAGVPACTPCKQPRCGGGGCGGGGGGGGPAGGGASPPRPPDAGCCQGPEQPPQPLCPPSSSPTSEGTPTEAGGDAVRAGGTAPSPAQQQRECGDADCQEPPENPCDCHRDPPPETPDINQLPPSILLKIFSNLSLDERCLSASLVCKYWRDLCLDFQFWKQLDLSSRQQVTDELLEKIASRSQNIIEINISDCRSMSDTGVCVLAFKCPGLLRYTAYRCKQLSDTSIIAVASHCPLLQKVHVGNQDKLTDEGLKQLGSKCRELKDIHFGQCYKISDEGMIVIAKGCLKLQRIYMQENKLVTDQSVKAFAEHCPELQYVGFMGCSVTSKGVIHLTKLRNLSSLDLRHITELDNETVMEIVKRCKNLSSLNLCLNWIINDRCVEVIAKEGQNLKELYLVSCKITDYGQ
- the FBXL17 gene encoding F-box/LRR-repeat protein 17 isoform X3, producing MGHLLSKEPRNRPNQKRPRCCSWCRRRRPLLRLPRRTPAKAPPQPAAPRSRDCFFRGPCMLCFIVHSPGAPAPAGPEEEPPLSPPPRDGAYAAAASSQHLARRYAALAAEDCAAAARRFLLSSAAAAAAAAASASSPASCCKELGLAAAAAWEQQGRSLFLASVGPVRFLGPPAAVQLFRGPPPPAEPPTPPEMVCKRKGAGVPACTPCKQPRCGGGGCGGGGGGGGPAGGGASPPRPPDAGCCQGPEQPPQPLCPPSSSPTSEGTPTEAGGDAVRAGGTAPSPAQQQRECGDADCQEPPENPCDCHRDPPPETPDINQLPPSILLKIFSNLSLDERCLSASLVCKYWRDLCLDFQFWKQLDLSSRQQVTDELLEKIASRSQNIIEINISDCRSMSDTGVCVLAFKCPGLLRYTAYRCKQLSDTSIIAVASHCPLLQKVHVGNQDKLTDEGLKQVTDQSVKAFAEHCPELQYVGFMGCSVTSKGVIHLTKLRNLSSLDLRHITELDNETVMEIVKRCKNLSSLNLCLNWIINDRCVEVIAKEGQNLKELYLVSCKITDYALIAIGRYSMTIETVDVGWCKEITDQGATLIAQSSKSLRYLGLMRCDKVNEVTVEQLVQQYPHITFSTVLQDCKRTLERAYQMGWTPNMSAASS